The segment TCCGCAGGATGCCCAGCTGACTATCAATGGGGAATCGTATGGAAAAACTCCTGCGGTTATTCCTGATCCGCTGAAAACGTTTCAGGTATCTCTTCAGTTGCCGGGCTTCATACCGATTTCTGCCGAGCTGAACTTGAAGGAACTCGCAAAAAATGATAATAAAGTTCATTTTGTATTCCATAAAACAGTGAAAATATCATCGAATAACTCTCAGACGCACATATATGTTGATGACCGTGAGATTACCGGCACTCTGGGATATGACTGGGAAACCAGTATGCCCTTGCGTGTTCGGGCTGTGCTTGATGGTCATAAGCCGCTTGATATCACGCTGTCTTATGGTGATGATAACACCATGAGTGTGACGCCGCCGAATATGACATGGCTTGAAGTGAAAACAGATACTGTTTCTCCCGATGTATCGCTCGTGTATAAATTCAGTAATGCCACGAGAACCGGCGAACAGCCGAGTGTTGCCGCCGCGGCTCCCGTGACGCGGGCGCCGGAAAGAGCGGCTGAAACAACACCGGCTCCATCCAGACCAGTAGCGGTTGCAACAGTGGATACAAGAAAAATATTTAACGTTTCGGTCAAGACGAACAGTGGAGAACCGGTATCCGGATTGCAGGTTGTTCTTAAATATAAGAATACTGAACAACCTCCCAAGCCGACAAACAGTAATGGGATCGCGGAATTCCGATTTGCTGCCGATCCCGGGGATGTTGTAGAGGCGACCTTTGTTCCTGCAAAAGGCATCAGGCCGGTCTCCAGCATGAGAAGCACAGTAGTTGAGGGGCAGAATCAATACAATATTTCGCTGGAAACGCATTCATTATCCAATGAGGAGACACTCAAGCAGGGTACTGATTATATCAGACAAAAAAAATTCAACGAGGCGATAGCGGCATTGAGCCAGATAAAACGAGGGTCATCTCCTCTGGAATTTGATGAGTACCTGAGAGCGCAATATTACATAGCGACGGTGTATCAGACTGAGCGGGAGTGGGATAAGAGTATAGGAATTTATTCCGATATCGTCTCTTTAAAAGTGGATCATGCTGTTGCATATTACAATCTTGCAACATGTTACTATTCGAAGCATGAATATTTAAAAGCATCTGAAAACTATAATAAGGTTTTGACTTATATTGAAAAAGTTCAACCAAACCAGCGTGAAGAGCTCGCGACAAAATGCCGGTTCTATGATGCAATGGGATTGACAGAGACCATAAAACAGAATCTTACTACACTCACGGAAGGCAGGAAAACACAGCTTGTCAGGGAAGCAGTCAATAAATGGAACCAGTTTTTTGATTTCGTTCCTCAAGACAACGGTCGTTTTCAGGGATTGGGTGACCTGAAAGAGCAGGCAACGAATTCCGTGGAGTTGCTGAAATCTCTCTGAAGCTGAGATCACAGGACCAATGATATAAAGCAAGGCAGGATTATCATGAATAGTAAAAAATTTTTACTGGTTTTGCTGATTCTGGGAATTGGATATTTCGGGGCGTTTCCGCATACTGCTTGTTCCCAGAAGACGATTGTTTTCAATGCAAAAAAAATTATCGACTCAGGTCAGAGAAACTTTGGCGGGCGCATTACCTCACCGGTAATTAATCCCCTCTACACAAATTTCATAGCTTTTTCAGTGACAAAAAGCGCTGAAGAGAAATTACTGTTCATTGTCGATACGCAAACTGATTCGTTATATAGTATAAAATCGGATACATCTCAGAAAGATGAAACCATATGGAGAATTATAACGGGCAATGATGATCAGCTGCAATGGCGGCCAAATCAGCCTGAAAATGATACCCTGTGGTTTACATTCGTCGGAAGCGGTAATTCCGCAAATCTGGATATTTATCTGGGATATATCAAATCGGGTAAACCTGTTACGTTAATCGATAATCCGATACGCCTGACGACCGATGATGCCGTTGATGCTTATCCCCGATGGCGTCCTGATGGAAATGCAATTGTATTCGTTTCTTCCAGAACCGGTAACGGCGATATCTACCTGCTGGAGAATATCGACAGAGTGATAAGCTCAAAAAATCCCCAGAATGCCAGATTGCGCCGGCTTACGACAAACGAGCTCCAGGACAGGGACCCTGTATGGCATCCCGGCGGAAATATTCTCGTTTTTGCCGAATTCAAGAAAGAAGTCAGTACCGGAGTGGAGAACTTTGGAATCGCGATGTATGATTTCAGGGATGAAAAATATATGCAGACAGCAGGTCCCATACGATTGACAGTACCCCGTGATAAACAGCAGGAAACAAATCCTTCATGGTCTCCGGACGGTACGAAGCTTGCCTACTATATTACGAGCGAGTTAAAACAAACGGAAAAAGAAAAAGGAACAGGTAATTTTGAGGATTTAACCGGTCTCGGTGAGAAAGTCAATATCGAATGGGGTACGTTCGGGGCACCTGACGGCGGTCGTCCTGTCAAGCCCGTTTTAAACATCGTTGGTGGCAAACACGAGTTTTTTGCGGCTGATGTTGTTCCCGATTACCGTGGACCGATGTGGGGATCCAACTCTCAAGCCATCCTGTTTGTCAGGTATGATGCCGCAACTTTTTTCCCGATAATCGCCGCGGATATTAAAGGCTGGGAAGAAGGGCGCAGCCAGGAAGATTACATGACAGTTGTCAATGCCGGTACCCGTCAAAACAGCAGTATCTTTCTATTGACCCAGAACGGTAAACTTCCCCGGGCGGCATTTGTCGCTCTTGAAGGTTTCAGTTACTGTTTACATACCATGGATATCGGCGGCAGCTATTTTCCTAATTCGACCGGTGATTTCGTCGATGCCGTATGGTTGAACCGTCCTGAAAATCCATATTCCGGGAATCCGTGGTACAAACAGAAAAAATACTATGCCATTATGGGCGCCGGAATTGCAGGAATCTATTTTGCGCTGCCCGGCGGAGAAAGCAATAAACCGCTTCCGCCGATCGGATCGATACCTGATTTACCGTCAAACAAGTAACTGATACTAATTTAAAACTGATATACTGTCAGAACATGTAGTGTGTACTATGAATCATTCATTTACTTTTCGGACGGATAACCATGAAAACTAAATCATTCTGCTGGTCATTTCTGATAGGCATGATGTGTTTGGCATCGGGAACGGCATTTGCCGGAATAGTTGATCCGGATAAATCACAAATTCAAATCTCCCCAAAGGATTCAATTGAAGTTGGACAAGAAGCAACTATCACGATGACATTGCATAATAGTAATAATCAACCATTGAGTATTCAATCCAATTATATTATCGTCTCATTCAAAGATTCTACCGATAAAAAAATTATTATTGATGATGATAGATTTACAGCAGCAAATACTGATAATGATGGAACCATTCAATACAAGTTCTCTCACTCCAAGGCGATAAATGTCACTATTGAAATAAGTGTTGAAAATGATGTAATTAAAAGTTTTAAATATAACTTTCTACACGGACCGGTTTCCCCATCTTCTGCAATAGAAATTACTCCTTCTCAATTATATGTAAATGAAGAAACGACAATTCAATTACATCTGAAAGACAGTTATGGAAATCCGATACCGGATATTCCATCAGGTGATATTACTATAACATCGTACATACTCAAAGATGGTAGTACCGAGGGAACAGACAGTGGTTCAATTCAGTTCAGAGAGGCTGCAACAGACGATCAGGGGGCCATTCGGGCTGCGTATATCAGCAGCATACCGGGAGAAAAACTGATAATGGTCACTGTCGGGGATGTTGTATTTGATTCCCCGGGGACAGTATCCTTTATTCTTCCAATCGACCCACAAGCATCTTTAGTTACTGTCGAACCATCATCCCTGCTGGTTGGCGGGGAAACAACGATAACGATATCGGTGAAGGATGGCAGCGGAAAACCCGTACCAGATATCCCTTATCAGGATTTTAAAATATCCGCTTTTATCGTGAAAGATGGTGATATGGACGGTACTCTGGATAACGGTGCGATTACTTTTTCACCGGAAGCAAAAACTGATGTAAATGGTGTAATTACTGCGAGATTTATAAGCGAAAGTGCCGGAGATAAACTGATACGTGTTACTCTGAAAGATGTGGAACTCGAAGCGCAGCCGATAGTGACCTTTACTCTTCCGATAACGATCAATCCCGTTCGATCGCGTGTAACTGTCGATCCTTCCACTTTATGGACAGGCAAGGAAACAACAATAACAATCGAGCTGAAAGATGATGAAGGGGATCCTGTCCCGGATATTGAAAATCAGGACATGTCAATTACCGCTTATATAGTGAAAGACGGCGCCACGAACGGAATACGGGATAACGGAACGATCATATTTTCTCCGGGTGCAAAAACTGACACGAATGGCGTAATTACTGCGACATACAAGAGCGATACTCCCGGGGAAAAAGAGATAATGGTTACCGTAAAGGGTGTGGTTTTAGGAAGTCCGCCCAGGGTGAAATTCATTCCTCCGGCTGCGATTGATCCAGCACGTTCGCTTGTAACCGTCATTCCTTCCACCCTGTGGACAGGAGAGGAAACGGAGATAAAAATTGAGTTGAAAGACAATGAGGGGAATCCTATCCCGGATATCGGCAGCCAGGACATCAGAATTACCGCTTATGTTGTGAAAGATGGTGCCACAAGCGGAACGCTGGATAGCGGTATTGCCACTTTTACGCCGGGTGCAAAGACAGACGCGAATGGTGCGATTACAGTGACTTACAAGAGCGATACTCCAGGTGAAAAAGAGATAGTGGTTACCGTCAAGGATACAGTATTAATAAATCCGCCCAGAGTGACCTTTACTCTTCCGGTAACGATCGATCCTTCACAGTCCCGAGTATCCGTCAATCCTGTATCCCTGATGACAGGCGAGGAAACGACAATAACAATCGAGTTGAAGGACAGTGTCGGGAATCCTATACCGGATATTGGCAGTCAATTTGTGTCAATAACCACGTATATACTTAAAGATGGTACTTCGAACGGAATAAAGGACGAGGGCACAGTTACCTATTTAACAACGGCTACTGATGTAAAAGGTGTAATTACTGCAACTTATAAGAGCGATGCAGCGGGAGAAAAAGAGATAGTGGTTTCCGTTAAGGACATAGTGCTGGGAAATGCTCCCAGGGTGATCTTCACTTCACCCGTGATAGTTGATCCTGCTCGTTCGCACGTTACAGTTGCTCCTGATTCCGTTCAGGCCGGTGAAAATGCGACAGTTACCATATCCCTTACCGGTTCCGACGGCAACCCGTTTATCGGGGCATCACCCGATTCAATAATTATCACCATTACCGGACCTGACATGGAATCCATTGAATTGAAATCAGCGTCAACGGACAGTACCTCCATATTTTCTGCTTCGCTGACAAGCAAAACAGCCGGAGAAAAAACCATAACTGTCACGGTAAACGGAACAGCGCTCGACGATCATCCCGTGATAGTGTTCACTCCGGTACCTGCCGATCCTGAAAAATCTCTCGTGGAGATAAAACCAGCCTCGTTGCCGATCGGCGCTGAAGCGACAATTACCATGACTCTTAGATATTCCGATGATAATCCTGTCCCTGATATTAAACCTGATGATATTAAAATCACCGCATATGTTCTTAAAGACGGTAAAACCGACGGGGGAGAGGAGTCGATTGATTTCAGATTCGCACCCGATGCGGTAACCGATGACAGTGGTGTCATTACAGCCGGGTTTACCAGTAATATCCCCGGTGAAAAAATAATGACTGTCGCCATAAAAGATACGTTTTTGAAAGCAAGGCCGACAGTGACATTCATTCCCTTACCGGATTCCGCCACATCCGCTATTGCCGTAAAAGACGATTCCCTGATGGTCGGAACATCGGCCACGGTTACCTTGACACTTCTGGATACCGAAGGAAAGCCTCTGGCCGGTCTGTCCAATGAATACATTTCCGTTTTCGTGGACAGCCTGGAACTCGATAAATCATCATTTTCCGCGCTTAAAACAGATGAAAATGGTACGATACAGATATCGTTCACCAGTATCAATCCCGGGGAAAGAACGATAAAGGTCGTTATAGTGAGTACGGAATTAAATATCCCCGCAAAAGTGAAATTCACTGCATATCCGGTCGATGCACAGAAATCGACATTCGGTGCATCACCCGATCCCCGTTTTGTCGGTCAGACAGCCACGCTTTCAATAAAATTGCTTGATTCTGGAGGGAAACCTATTCCCGGGATTCCTAAAACCATAATAACTCCAACACTGATAAACAGCGACGGGCAGCCGGAGATCGTCGATTTCAATTTTACCGATGAGATATCCGATAACGACGGACTTATCGCCGCGCAATTCACGTGTCTCACTCCGGGGAAGAAAACGATAAAAATATGGGTATCCGATACGGAATTGAGAAACGATCCGACACCGACAATTACGTTCATGCAATACGAAGTGGCTTCCGATTCTTCAAGGATAGCAATCAATCCCGAGCCGTTGGTTGCCGGTGAGAAAGCGACAATCACTCTGACGGTAAACAATAAGGAAGGGAAACCGATAGAAGGGATTTCAAGGCAGGTTATAATCATTTCCATTGATGGGGAGCAACCTGAAGTTACGTTTTCCGCAGTTACCACCGATGTTAATGGGAAGATCGACGCTGTTTTTATTCCGACAGAATCGGGAACGAAAACACTCGCGGTGACCGTATCGGGAATACTCATGGAATCGAGAGCGGTAATCTGTAAACCCGGAAAGGTCGATCCCGAAAAATCGACAGTAGCGGTTGCCCCGGACATCCTGACTGTAGATGAGACAGCCGCCCTGACCATAACCCTGAAAGATCGTTACGAGAATCCCATTCCCGATATTTCGAACACTGCTATAAACATCTCGTTGTTTCTGAAAGACGGCGTTACTCAAAAAACCTTTTCATCGTCAATAACTGATTCGACGGGCCTTATTTCCGCCACATTCACGAGCACCAAATCGATGATACATTCAATTACGGTGACCGCCGATGGTGTAGTGCTCACGAACACTCCCGTTATTACTTTTAAACCGGGTACTATTAATACCGATAGTTCTCTTGTCGTTATCTCGACACCCGAGATGACTGTCGATGATGAACTGGGAATAACGGTCAGAATCGCGGATAAGTATAACAACCCGATCAGTGACATTCCGGCAAATAGTCTGGAACTCCTTGTCAACGGACTTGTTACGGAATTTACGACAGGACAGGGAACCACAGACGAAAAAGGTGAAATACTGTTGAAGCTCCTCCATACAAAGCCGGGTTTACTGAACATTATAGTCAGGATGAAAGCCGGTGAAACATTAACAAAAACACCAATAACAGTGACTTTCGTACATGGCGCGATAGATGTTATAAAGTCTCAGGTTCTGGTTGATCCGAAAATTCTGAAGGTCAACGAACGTGCAACAATAACGATCATGCTGAAAGATCAGCATGAGAATCCCATCCCGGATATTGCTCAGGGTGATATTGATATTCAAAAATTTATCATGCGTGACGGGACGACTGGCGCGCAGTTCACTACCGGGGCAACGAATTCGGATGGTATTATCATTGCAACATTTACGACTCATCGGGCAGGTATGACTCATGTGCCGGTAAAAATCAAGGGAAAAGAATTGATTTCTACGATTGACGTCATATTCAATCCTGACAGCCCCGATTCGGCAAGCTCAGACGTAGCGCTTTCTCATTCGGTGCGCACTATCAGGAAAGAGGTAATACTCACCCTGACATTGAAGGATCAGTATGAAAATCCGATTCCCGATCTAACCCCTGGACATATCTCGATCAACGCATATAAGCTCAAAGACGGAACCACGTCTGATGGTTTTAATACTATCGGTTTTACTCAGTCTTTGACAGATTCATCAGGAACGATTAAAACGGATTCATCGGGAATAATTGAAGCGAAATTCACGAGTACCGATATCGGTGAAGCAGTCGTCATGATTACAATC is part of the bacterium genome and harbors:
- a CDS encoding T9SS type A sorting domain-containing protein, translated to MVTVGDVVFDSPGTVSFILPIDPQASLVTVEPSSLLVGGETTITISVKDGSGKPVPDIPYQDFKISAFIVKDGDMDGTLDNGAITFSPEAKTDVNGVITARFISESAGDKLIRVTLKDVELEAQPIVTFTLPITINPVRSRVTVDPSTLWTGKETTITIELKDDEGDPVPDIENQDMSITAYIVKDGATNGIRDNGTIIFSPGAKTDTNGVITATYKSDTPGEKEIMVTVKGVVLGSPPRVKFIPPAAIDPARSLVTVIPSTLWTGEETEIKIELKDNEGNPIPDIGSQDIRITAYVVKDGATSGTLDSGIATFTPGAKTDANGAITVTYKSDTPGEKEIVVTVKDTVLINPPRVTFTLPVTIDPSQSRVSVNPVSLMTGEETTITIELKDSVGNPIPDIGSQFVSITTYILKDGTSNGIKDEGTVTYLTTATDVKGVITATYKSDAAGEKEIVVSVKDIVLGNAPRVIFTSPVIVDPARSHVTVAPDSVQAGENATVTISLTGSDGNPFIGASPDSIIITITGPDMESIELKSASTDSTSIFSASLTSKTAGEKTITVTVNGTALDDHPVIVFTPVPADPEKSLVEIKPASLPIGAEATITMTLRYSDDNPVPDIKPDDIKITAYVLKDGKTDGGEESIDFRFAPDAVTDDSGVITAGFTSNIPGEKIMTVAIKDTFLKARPTVTFIPLPDSATSAIAVKDDSLMVGTSATVTLTLLDTEGKPLAGLSNEYISVFVDSLELDKSSFSALKTDENGTIQISFTSINPGERTIKVVIVSTELNIPAKVKFTAYPVDAQKSTFGASPDPRFVGQTATLSIKLLDSGGKPIPGIPKTIITPTLINSDGQPEIVDFNFTDEISDNDGLIAAQFTCLTPGKKTIKIWVSDTELRNDPTPTITFMQYEVASDSSRIAINPEPLVAGEKATITLTVNNKEGKPIEGISRQVIIISIDGEQPEVTFSAVTTDVNGKIDAVFIPTESGTKTLAVTVSGILMESRAVICKPGKVDPEKSTVAVAPDILTVDETAALTITLKDRYENPIPDISNTAINISLFLKDGVTQKTFSSSITDSTGLISATFTSTKSMIHSITVTADGVVLTNTPVITFKPGTINTDSSLVVISTPEMTVDDELGITVRIADKYNNPISDIPANSLELLVNGLVTEFTTGQGTTDEKGEILLKLLHTKPGLLNIIVRMKAGETLTKTPITVTFVHGAIDVIKSQVLVDPKILKVNERATITIMLKDQHENPIPDIAQGDIDIQKFIMRDGTTGAQFTTGATNSDGIIIATFTTHRAGMTHVPVKIKGKELISTIDVIFNPDSPDSASSDVALSHSVRTIRKEVILTLTLKDQYENPIPDLTPGHISINAYKLKDGTTSDGFNTIGFTQSLTDSSGTIKTDSSGIIEAKFTSTDIGEAVVMITIDGQIRLKTQPSIIFRPEISPVRSGLEVTAQSVDDSLLVSIVLRDENRNPIEYVNGNEIKISINDTEWENVRFDKERTGQDGRIQAYLKYIQSEKIMINVLADDVPLTEKEMTLLPGNVSADSSSVAISPDSLRVDSPVTLTISLRDQYGNPIPDVSKDDIDISGFSEDYKIKEGITQSEFMGSVTNAGGTILAEFSSTKSGLKKMTVSAKNSRLSGSIKKALKETVSVVFNPGYVDSLMSSFTVDSQRANLGDSLTVTVVLKDKYGNPIPEMEVTFPDMPLYFNVRPTISAARVFTDGNGHAVTVLSCQSKYNGSIHAQYTEENTLKELRLPDTDGLDISFESFKPVAEFPTKQIMPVSSDNPYTVKVIVKNIITDVTNSQFAVVLHYWKPGGETKPDTTIMRYITDDAEWSVDTSYESLKKPESGQVQTEMKSGSAGSEKPAKDIEYRFRTEIPQTSIDVGLRYYVTVHDPHPQLEDGVSDTLSIMVKKNEFSVKNTKDSAHPNGIVNNRWTIFSVPAVLDQETQIKNLLSGQLGLLGNTKKDHTWFYGTYTPDGKKIEPTETVYDHYFAPGKAYFLFQRVGTEPTKADPKIGENISVNLPAGHTVVESDEYKTTLDTGWYLIGNPYEYTVPLHKLITTGSGELIPDKLQAYQWNEQYRKETEAKDEGKAAVTGWDKDVLKGQTALGILVKPWGGILVHYSSEASSDTASVIAAKPATIEEALSGGWGSRISVYSGFHMDANNYLGVIPQDSESWNFLEPPQVGTLGSLYFEEETSGYGDMRYCTSFREPGQEGYSWDMCYQSPGGKETVNLSWELKNDANADIHYAMVDISRGTVIRMDEDEIYEFRSFDKEYTYGFKVFAGSENYVNQYVEELLASLPKAFELQQNFPNPFNPSTTITFTLPVASPVSLKIYNLLGQEVNTLINNAVFAPGNHAVIWNGKDSEGRQASSGIYIYQMRTQDYVKSRKMLVVK